The following proteins are co-located in the Triplophysa dalaica isolate WHDGS20190420 chromosome 2, ASM1584641v1, whole genome shotgun sequence genome:
- the LOC130438093 gene encoding uncharacterized protein LOC130438093 isoform X1, whose protein sequence is MQPFYLVLSLKLSQFIHHVLEQSFEENTHPSTPPPSSTIETPSPTTLNTRPSASDSPTASSDILSNSSLKIIILVCVAVILIFTGLLLFILLYCRRRSARDAVSDGKMSHSEAENYESVTEITLGYEEIKAIGHLTGTITDCNTTPLPTIPSDAPNTVYYTVQLPTIPSETPNIFPATPQFSTNGSDTSKTVYDNVTLPTILSDVYATVQ, encoded by the exons ATGCAGCCTTTTTACTTAGTTTTATCCCTCAAACTATCACAGTTTATTCATCATGTCTTAGAGCAAAGCTTTGAAGAAAACACACATCCATCAACACCACCACCATCTTCAACAATTGAAACTCCATCTCCTACAACACTAAACACCCGGCCATCAGCGTCTGATTCTCCAACTGCTTCTTCTGATATCTTGAGCA aCTCTTCTCTAAAAATCATCATTcttgtgtgtgtggctgtgatTCTGATCTTCACTGGACTTCTGTTGTTCATTCTGCTTTACTGCAGGAGACGTTCAGCTCGAG atgCTGTTTCAGATGGCAAAATGTCTCACTCAGAAGCAGAAAACTATGAATCG gtTACTGAAATCACTCTTGGTTATGAGGAGATTAAAGCCATCGGACATCTGACAGGCACCATCACAGACTGCAATACTACACcattacccacaatcccctcTGATGCCCCGAACACTGTTTATTATACGGTTcaattacccacaatcccctcTGAAACTCCCAACATTTTTCCTGCTACTCCACAATTTTCCACAAATGGCTCCGATACTTCTAAAACTGTTTATGATAATGTaacattacccacaatcctcTCTGATGTCTATGCTACTGTTCAATAG
- the LOC130438093 gene encoding uncharacterized protein LOC130438093 isoform X2 has product MDIYTEVKLTVREEQSFEENTHPSTPPPSSTIETPSPTTLNTRPSASDSPTASSDILSNSSLKIIILVCVAVILIFTGLLLFILLYCRRRSARDAVSDGKMSHSEAENYESVTEITLGYEEIKAIGHLTGTITDCNTTPLPTIPSDAPNTVYYTVQLPTIPSETPNIFPATPQFSTNGSDTSKTVYDNVTLPTILSDVYATVQ; this is encoded by the exons ATGGATATCTACACTGAAGTGAAGCTTACTGTTAGAGAAG AGCAAAGCTTTGAAGAAAACACACATCCATCAACACCACCACCATCTTCAACAATTGAAACTCCATCTCCTACAACACTAAACACCCGGCCATCAGCGTCTGATTCTCCAACTGCTTCTTCTGATATCTTGAGCA aCTCTTCTCTAAAAATCATCATTcttgtgtgtgtggctgtgatTCTGATCTTCACTGGACTTCTGTTGTTCATTCTGCTTTACTGCAGGAGACGTTCAGCTCGAG atgCTGTTTCAGATGGCAAAATGTCTCACTCAGAAGCAGAAAACTATGAATCG gtTACTGAAATCACTCTTGGTTATGAGGAGATTAAAGCCATCGGACATCTGACAGGCACCATCACAGACTGCAATACTACACcattacccacaatcccctcTGATGCCCCGAACACTGTTTATTATACGGTTcaattacccacaatcccctcTGAAACTCCCAACATTTTTCCTGCTACTCCACAATTTTCCACAAATGGCTCCGATACTTCTAAAACTGTTTATGATAATGTaacattacccacaatcctcTCTGATGTCTATGCTACTGTTCAATAG